In Debaryomyces hansenii CBS767 chromosome A complete sequence, a genomic segment contains:
- a CDS encoding DEHA2D01716p (similar to CA5703|IPF2463 Candida albicans) gives MSRTPNINSSGWLQLWGPNNQSNTADYNTNNEREDVPSSNSATKLTNDDLKKRDSESKKDRDSAKAIKPKASSSSLVNNANNWLNWSSKSKVDNVEHHLDNDDNNEQHSEENNDAEHQDNEIDDRENDDYLPDDNGDEIDEQISNDNRKKPSSSWTFWNNGSHSAGDNDTNNNNKDKKEKDKKISNTNRILQSTPSLPNKEDISDSNEQKATKIDKANDKTNDKEEGTPPLSEQSGEDDAVLYKPHDNAKQFSKINTHKNENLKENVIVPDWRSCLPPQNSSSNSLATTLFGNSSTMNQGTTPSSKADVTNWRQFIYQLSTKLGFNTQSLTNVVENESDKGSDNSTTNSNERMEKEFDLIYEKAYRLYGRSLAKLPPAKRACLPNYDKFYTRLSNEESTERTTSGDNQPDDGSNDPNSISITNDPMGNLLINHKPRPAKNSKLNISSSDIVTHKSGPLHKIKKILIIGVHGFFPTKMIRPLIGAPKGTSLKFANEAEKALIRYCIENGLITEDESCNVSIQKIALEKEGKIFDRVEFFTEILTSWQKELNEADFIFVASHSQGCVVSIILLAKLIKMGILKDPIKKRIGILGMAGINNGPFYGVDKSFFMKAYSAIEHESMTELFELTKFTSKQSLVYKESTQIIINANVKICFIGSINDQLVPLYSALASHIFHPNIYRACYIDHSSQTPLFVQKLVSLCCQLQNLGYFDNNVLKELSTVLAGPLTGGGHSKIYNDGKVYDLGIKFVLDTDDVVIPPTSSSTLLTKDFPYPFELNKISSKTSLVTSGVGTYGPIDHVDEVEEVVKVPITNHVYIKEYNVGKIGTNPFILPWCLRGLIFNIEKNWPNNNKLLTVDNGDDMGKNGYDEISELYESFENWKPDSKLLKDLKFRLNGIRASKL, from the coding sequence ATGTCACGTACACCAAACATCAACTCTAGTGGCTGGCTACAGCTATGGGGACCCAACAACCAATCGAATACAGCCGATTACAACACCAATAATGAGAGAGAGGATGTACCTTCTTCTAACTCTGCAACAAAGTTAACGAATGATGATCTAAAGAAGCGAGACCTGGAATCAAAGAAGGATCGGGATTCAGCGAAGGCAATAAAGCCTAAGGcctcttcatcatctttagTAAATAATGCCAATAACTGGCTTAATTGGTCTTCAAAGAGCAAAGTGGACAATGTTGAACACCAtttagataatgatgataataatgaacaaCATCtggaagaaaataatgatgctGAGCACCAAGACAATGAAATAGATGATAGAGAAAATGATGACTATCTTCCAGATGATAATGGTGATGAAATTGACGAGCAAATTTCAAACGATAATAGAAAGaaaccttcttcttcttggacTTTCTGGAACAATGGAAGTCATAGTGCTGGTGACAACGACacaaataacaataataaggataaaaaggaaaaagataagaaaataAGCAACACCAACAgaattcttcaatcaaCCCCTTCGCTCCCAAACAAAGAGGATATATCTGATAGCAATGAACAAAAGGCTACTAAAATAGATAAAGCAAACGATAAGACAAATGATAAGGAAGAGGGTACACCACCATTATCTGAACAGAGTGGAGAAGATGATGCTGTTTTGTATAAGCCTCATGATAATGCTAAACAGTTTAGTAAGATTAACACCCACAAGAATGAAAACCTTAAGGAAAATGTCATTGTTCCAGATTGGCGCCTGTGTTTACCTCCccaaaattcttcttctaattcgTTAGCCACTACTTTATTTGGCAATTCATCTACTATGAATCAAGGAACTACCCCTAGTTCCAAAGCCGATGTGACGAACTGGAGGCAATTTATTTACCAATTATCAACTAAATTGGGTTTCAATACTCAGTCCCTAACAAATGTGGTTGAAAACGAAAGCGATAAGGGTAGTGATAATTCAACTACAAATAGTAATGAACGAATGGAAAAGGAATTTGACTTAATTTACGAAAAGGCATACAGGTTATATGGTAGATCGTTGGCTAAATTACCGCCTGCCAAGAGAGCTTGTTTACCTAATTACGATAAATTTTACACAAGGCTATCAAATGAAGAGTCCACTGAACGTACTACTCTGGGAGATAATCAACCAGATGATGGTTCGAATGatccaaattcaatttccaTTACTAATGATCCAATGGGtaatttattgatcaaTCACAAACCCCGTCCTGCAAAGAATTCTAAATTGAACATTAGTTCATCAGATATAGTAACACATAAATCCGGTCCTTTGCATAAAATTaagaagattttgattattgGTGTTCATGGATTTTTCCCGACTAAGATGATTAGACCTCTTATTGGTGCTCCAAAAGGTACTTCTTTAAAGTTTGCAAATGAGGCTGAAAAGGCGCTTATTCGATATTGTATTGAAAATGGCCTAATTACAGAAGATGAATCTTGCAATGTTAGTATCCAGAAAATTGCTCTCGAAAAGGAAggtaaaatatttgatagGGTGGAATTCTTCACAGAAATTTTAACTTCATGgcaaaaagaattaaacgAAGCtgattttatatttgttgCATCACATTCTCAAGGGTGCGTCGTATCGATTATTCTTTTGGCGAAGCTTATTAAAATGGGTATTTTAAAGGATCCAATTAAGAAAAGGATTGGCATTTTAGGTATGGCAGGTATCAATAATGGTCCATTTTACGGCGTTGATAAGTCGTTCTTTATGAAAGCTTATTCGGCGATTGAACATGAATCAATgacagaattatttgagttAACTAAATTTACCAGCAAACAATCTTTGGTTTATAAGGAATCCACtcaaataatcataaaCGCAAATGTTAAGATTTGCTTTATTGGATCCATAAATGACCAGTTGGTGCCTTTATATTCTGCATTAGCATCTCATATATTTCATCCCAATATTTATAGAGCTTGTTACATCGATCATTCATCGCAAACACCGCTCTTTGTTCAAAAATTGGTCTCTTTATGTTGTCAATTACAGAACTTGGGTTATTTTGACAACAATGTTCTAAAAGAGCTAAGTACTGTATTGGCAGGTCCGTTGACCGGAGGTGGCCATTCTAAGATATATAATGACGGTAAAGTTTACGATCTAGGCATAAAATTTGTTTTGGATACTGACGATGTTGTCATTCCTCCAACCCTGTCGTCTACATTATTAACAAAGGATTTTCCATACCcttttgaattgaataagatAAGTTCGAAAACCAGTTTAGTGACAAGCGGTGTTGGGACTTACGGCCCAATCGATCATGTTGATGAGGTAGAAGAGGTTGTGAAAGTACCAATTACCAATCACGTGTATATTAAGGAATATAATGTTGGCAAGATAGGTACTAATCCTTTCATATTGCCTTGGTGCTTGCGAGGCTTgatttttaatattgaaaagaattgGCCGAATAACAATAAGTTATTAACGGTAGATAATGGTGATGATATGGGTAAAAATGGTTACGACGAAATTAGCGAATTGTATGAACTGTTTGAAAATTGGAAACCCGATAGTAAACTATTAAAGGACTTGAAATTTAGACTTAACGGTATTAGAGCTAGCAAGCtctaa
- a CDS encoding DEHA2D01738p (similar to uniprot|P25379 Saccharomyces cerevisiae YCL064c CHA1 L-serine/L-threonine deaminase) codes for MISQLAKGEPSIDTSLIEVTDKLPNKPPCRIFIKNEYEQPSGSFKLRGMGHLVAKSIERAHELKKENVETFASSGGNAGLAAAYTSRHYNLSCTVVLPTTAHSGVVEKLEKLGAKVQVHGAHWGEADSYLREIVMKSVDASVYPVYCPPFDDPLLWEGHGTIIDEIVNQNQLSPEECGKVRGIVCSVGGGGLYNGVVAGLSRNAQFKDVPILAVETFQTPTFSEALKAGKVVTLKSINTLVSCLASPYISAQSLANYNKHRTHVQMIDDLEAVKGSIDFYDHFGTLVEPACGATISMAFDNTSYLKCFGNLSDEEIIIFIGCGGAAISVDSLNEYRKLFT; via the coding sequence atgatatcaCAGCTAGCCAAAGGAGAGCCATCTATCGATACATCATTAATTGAGGTTACTGATAAATTACCTAATAAACCACCATGCCGGATTTTCATTAAGAATGAATATGAACAGCCATCAGGTAGCTTTAAATTGAGAGGTATGGGCCATTTAGTGGCCAAATCGATTGAAAGAGCTCATGAACtaaagaaggaaaatgtAGAGACATTTGCATCGTCCGGGGGTAATGCTGGTTTAGCTGCTGCGTACACCAGTAGACATTACAATTTATCTTGTACAGTGGTTTTACCAACTACAGCTCACAGTGGGGTTGTTGAAAAGTTGGAAAAATTGGGTGCTAAAGTACAAGTCCATGGTGCCCATTGGGGTGAAGCCGACTCATACTTGAGAGAAATAGTAATGAAGAGTGTAGATGCGTCAGTATATCCTGTTTATTGTCCACCATTTGATGATCCGTTACTTTGGGAAGGCCATGGTACAATAATTGACGAGATtgtaaatcaaaatcaactATCACCAGAAGAATGTGGTAAGGTTAGAGGGATTGTTTGCAGTGTAGGCGGGGGTGGTCTATATAATGGTGTAGTAGCTGGATTACTGAGAAATGCACAATTTAAAGATGTTCCTATACTTGCTGTCGAAACATTTCAAACTCCAACTTTCTCAGAAGCTCTTAAAGCTGGAAAAGTAGTCACcttaaaatcaattaatactTTGGTGTCATGTTTGGCATCTCCTTATATTTCGGCCCAATCCTTGGCTAATTACAATAAGCATAGGACACACGTCCAGATGATTGACGATCTCGAAGCAGTAAAAGGTTCAATTGACTTCTATGATCATTTCGGGACATTGGTCGAGCCGGCATGTGGTGCTACCATTTCAATGGCCTTTGATAACACTCTGTATTTGAAATGCTTTGGCAACTTATCCGACgaagaaatcattatatttatagGCTGTGGAGGTGCTGCTATCTCAGTAGACTCGTTGAATGAGTACCGTAAGCTATTTACTTAG
- a CDS encoding DEHA2D01760p (similar to CA5705|IPF2645 Candida albicans), translating into MSRRKGKAHGVSISEEFSRLDPEIEDEILEAYSSITSESQDFFLHQLPNYLRQLQIPTCFTNDITQCVDYYYEYMHNEGGDFKLNESNYKQAITFQLILAYTITASTNDINEVNIIDIVDIDKLIRNANKLVKFRNAYTHIYGSWKLFVDAATTLTDSSELTVTNYQLTLPDLKKIKSFLNLDETSNGNVSLGDSFLIDMLSCCTTTQHGDIINYDYNKPKKGSYITIKDFAEILGNLGELD; encoded by the coding sequence ATGTCAAGGAGAAAAGGTAAAGCACATGGAGTATCCATATCAGAAGAGTTTCTGCGATTAGATCCAGAAATcgaagatgaaatattagaGGCATACAGTTCTATAACTCTGGAAAGTCAAGATTTCTTCCTACATCAGTTACCTAATTATTTACGTCAATTGCAAATACCAACATGTTTCACCAATGACATAACGCAGTGTGTGGACTATTACTACGAGTATATGCATAATGAAGGTGGTGACTTCAAGTTAAATGAGTCAAACTATAAACAAGCGATAACCTTCCAGTTGATTCTAGCGTATACAATCACTGCTTCAACAAATGACATAAATGAAGTAAACATTATTGACATAGtagatattgataaacttATTAGAAACGCTAACAAGTTAGTCAAATTTAGAAATGCATATACTCATATTTATGGAAGTTGGAAATTATTCGTGGATGCTGCAACGACTTTAACAGATAGCAGCGAATTGACTGTTACCAACTACCAGTTGACATTGCCggatttgaagaagattaaatcatttttgaatttagatGAAACAAGCAACGGAAATGTCTCATTAGGTGACTCATTCCTTATTGATATGTTGAGTTGTTGCACAACTACTCAACATGGTGACATTATTAACTATGATTACAACAAGCCAAAGAAAGGATCGTACATCACTATCAAAGATTTCGCTGAAATTCTTGGAAACCTAGGTGAGTTGGATTAG
- a CDS encoding DEHA2D01782p (weakly similar to uniprot|Q96IA9 Homo sapiens): MSVTFHTKTGPLKFELRLSSIAQCKHVENFLRHCANGTYEDNRILRYVPNFIIQTGDPSQSGKESEPADTKINTTNGYISKEFQYSNARGWNQIKRGTLLTVNNAGNEDGLGSQFFISLSNEHQNILGDSSKYTAIGMVIDGYEAIETLESDESLNNQDKTKKSGKPRGIWKKESWIKHVEIHFNPFVEQ; the protein is encoded by the exons ATGTCAGTAACT TTTCATACCAAGACTGGTCCGctaaaatttgaattaagATTGTCGAGTATTGCACAATGCAAACATGTGGAGAATTTTTTAAGGCATTGTGCAAATGGAACATACGAAGATAACAGAATATTACGATATGTGCCAAATTTCATAATACAGACAGGAGATCCATCACAATCAGGGAAAGAATCGGAACCTGCTGATACTAAGATCAACACGACAAATGGATATATATCTAAGGAATTCCAATATTCTAATGCTCGTGGCTGGAATCAAATCAAGAGAGGCACATTGTTAACTGTCAATAATGCTGGAAATGAGGACGGTTTGGGGTCGCAGTTCTTCATATCTTTGTCAAATGAgcatcaaaatatattaggAGATAGTTCAAAATATACTGCAATTGGTATGGTCATAGACGGTTATGAGGCAATCGAAACGCTAGAAAGCGACGAGAGCTTGAACAATCAAGATAAAACGAAGAAAAGCGGAAAGCCTCGTGGAATATGGAAGAAGGAGAGTTGGATAAAGCATGTCGAAATACATTTCAATCCATTTGTAGAgcaataa
- a CDS encoding DEHA2D01804p (weakly similar to CA5706|IPF2649 Candida albicans), giving the protein MMNIPYEQPHLLFPLAAYIQSQYELIDQFVPELASCEKKVVHLTNVKQFEDLLYHLESTFLANDEKGGESYLKIPSIDIFRILITLASRCSSTNFTHGSASIDGLIANSEYIKNLNEEYENCIYKSPIRDRCITIMRSYMNLLSASKSPITVDMVYNLFLAALKDFIIQPKFFHIRGTLPKDKYLGSNRNPARRQETNIEQSHDIISDSEEEPPSLVSNTSKDIANEVKKFQPYNISPLRKNTGVFSSDNHKISGLNDSAVLFQTMPHLDSESELTSGSDGELISKKRKVRSNVRDKDSALSNIRVFGDYLISRQLNPIINSPYNLWKLMQWTFHCANFSTMYQKQLLDSNSTNCHLIFETYAKLLRLIFDFLSFNFTYHLITDKNSRRLLNIEIDNKNEHIDPVCIFFQRDRISRKEIINILENDRNILLSNLMTQLGPSRVDWYDRVIEYAFTGLNKDKPKSESSYQPQPCYEREKLLIRHDNLKKKVDKNYAVQYDDNLDSMKLRYGIIIIVYYRSLFFSDGSFINGSKVDDSSASQLSPEILLQQLSCKLITLDYSYLKQFYLAYYMEIAEDKFISKIHQYRMMLELTKMVLISLTGISEIDNYLSEKEMLSTHCNSSQSFIDLIVDQRLYQVLVEDETYPHWQDFEAAWCKMNYLLGWLLESSLSHLQNNSTESSNYNEFVDYIYKRVEKADRMKIKWFNKFILNHCEDNTKSDNSHVEYHFYLSDDEALELLVNEKTDTNWVKLKDIVQLKFSGIRH; this is encoded by the coding sequence ATGATGAATATACCATATGAACAACCTCATTTACTATTTCCATTGGCCGCTTATATTCAATCTCAGTATGAACTCATAGATCAATTCGTTCCCGAGCTAGCTAGTTGTGAGAAAAAAGTGGTTCATCTCACTAACGTTAAACAATTCGAAGATTTACTATACCATTTAGAATCCACATTCCTCgctaatgatgaaaaggGCGGAGAATCGTACCTTAAGATTCCATCTATCGACATATTTCGGATTTTAATAACTCTTGCGTCTAGATGCCTGTCTACGAATTTTACTCATGGGTCTGCTTCTATAGATGGTTTGATTGCAAATAGCgaatatattaaaaacttgaatgaagaatatgaaaattgtATATACAAATCTCCTATCAGAGATAGATGCATAACGATCATGAGAAGTTACATGAATTTACTAAGTGCTTCTAAATCACCCATTACAGTTGACATGGTTTATAACCTATTTTTGGCCGCATTGAAAGATTTCATAATTCAGCCAAAATTTTTTCATATCAGGGGCACACTTCCTAAGGACAAATATTTAGGGTCAAATAGAAATCCTGCCAGGCGTcaagaaacaaatataGAGCAAAGCCATGATATTATAAGTgattcagaagaagaacctCCGTCGTTAGTAAGCAATACCTCTAAGGATATTGCAAATGAAGTCAAAAAGTTCCAACCCTACAACATATCCCCTTTGAGGAAGAATACTGGTGTTTTTTCCAGTGATAACCATAAGATATCAGGTTTAAATGACTCAGCTGTATTATTTCAAACCATGCCTCATTTGGACAGTGAATCAGAACTAACGTCTGGTTCAGATGGCGAGTTGATCTCAAAGAAACGCAAAGTTCGCTCTAACGTGAGAGATAAAGATTCAGCATTAAGCAATATTCGTGTTTTTGGAGATTATCTAATTTCCAGGCAATTGAACCCAATAATCAATTCTCCATATAACTTGTGGAAATTGATGCAGTGGACATTTCATTGTGCAAATTTTTCCACTATGTATCAGAAACAATTACTCGATTCAAATAGCACTAATTGTCATCTTATTTTTGAGACGTACGCTAAACTTCTCCGGTTGATATTTGACTTCctttcatttaattttacCTATCACTTGATTACCgataaaaattcaagaaggTTATTGAACATTGAAATCgataataaaaatgaacaTATTGATCCAGTTtgcattttctttcaacGAGATCGAATTTCCAggaaagaaataataaacataTTAGAGAACGAcagaaatattcttcttctgaatcTTATGACCCAGTTAGGTCCATCTCGAGTGGATTGGTATGATAGGGTAATAGAATATGCATTTACTGGATTAAACAAAGATAAACCAAAGTCTGAAAGTAGCTATCAACCACAACCTTGTTATGAACGGGAGAAGTTATTAATAAGACATGacaatttaaaaaaaaaggtaGATAAGAATTATGCAGTCCAATATGATGATAATCTTGATTCAATGAAGTTACGTTatggaataataataattgtatattatagGTCGCTATTCTTTTCCGACGGGAGTTTCATAAATGGTTCAAAGGTTGATGATTCCTCAGCTTCACAATTATCTCCTGAAATTTTGTTGCAACAACTTAGTTGCAAACTTATTACCCTTGATTATCTGTACCTTAAACAGTTTTATCTTGCTTACTATATGGAAATTGCGGAGGATAAGTTCATAAGTAAAATTCACCAATATCGGATGATGCTTGAGTTGACAAAGATGGTATTAATATCTCTCACTGGGATTCTGGAAATCGACAATTATTTATCTGAAAAGGAAATGTTAAGCACTCACTGTAATTCTTCGCAGAGTTTCATAGATTTAATTGTTGACCAAAGGCTTTATCAAGTTCtagttgaagatgaaacaTATCCTCATTGGCAGGACTTTGAGGCAGCATGGTgtaaaatgaattatttactAGGCTGGCTTCTTGAATCGTCCTTGTCTCatttacaaaataattcaactGAGTCGAGTAActataatgaatttgtGGACTACATTTATAAGAGGGTTGAAAAAGCAGATCGCATGAAAATCAAATggtttaataaattcatcttAAATCACTGCGAAGATAACACCAAATCCGACAATAGTCATGTAGAATATCACTTTTACCTATCGGATGACGAAGCTCTTGAACTCCTTGTTAATGAGAAAACTGATACTAATTGGGTTAAGCTCAAAGACATAGTACAATTGAAGTTTTCAGGTATACGacattaa
- a CDS encoding DEHA2D01826p (similar to uniprot|P54837 Saccharomyces cerevisiae YML012w ERV25 component of the COPII-coated vesicles) → MRSISTLLFIISTFISLVSALQLAIPATTNPDPFCIRDFVQEEQMVVVNIKTNGNSGDGQRLDLRIVDSLGNEYRRKNDIAGSVKIGFTSHNSAAFDICFTNQLERKWSKNTNFVREIELDVESGAAARDWNAVQAAEKLKPVEVDLRRIEETTYEISGELQYLKAREERMRDTNESTNSRVKWFSILVITSLVGLGAWQVQYLRHYFKVKHII, encoded by the coding sequence ATGAGGTCAATTTCTACTTTGTTGTTCATTATATCGACTTTCATTTCGTTGGTTTCTGCTTTGCAATTGGCCATTCCAGCAACCACGAACCCAGATCCATTTTGTATTCGTGATTTTGTTCAAGAGGAACAAATGGTTGTCGTCAATATTAAGACGAATGGTAATTCCGGAGATGGCCAAAGACTCGACTTGAGAATAGTAGACCTGTTAGGTAACGAATACCGTCGTAAGAATGATATTGCTGGTTCTGTTAAAATTGGGTTCACTAGTCACAATAGTGCTGcttttgatatttgttTCACCAACCAATTGGAAAGAAAATGGTCCAAGAACACCAACTTTGTTAGGGAGATCGAATTAGACGTTGAAAGTGGAGCTGCTGCAAGAGACTGGAACGCAGTACAAGCTGCTGAAAAGTTGAAGCCAGTTGAGGTTGATTTGCGTAGAATCGAAGAAACGACTTACGAAATTAGTGGAGAATTACAATATTTGAAAGCtagagaagaaagaatgaGAGATACCAATGAGTCAACTAACTCGAGAGTAAAATGGTTCTCTATTTTAGTCATTACATCTCTCGTTGGTTTAGGTGCTTGGCAAGTTCAATACTTGAGACATTATTTCAAGGTTAAACATATCATTTAA
- a CDS encoding mitochondrial 54S ribosomal protein YmL39 (similar to uniprot|P36533 Saccharomyces cerevisiae YML009c MRPL39 60S ribosomal protein) — translation MSKAKTTHTMVKLVSAAKTGYEKWFNIPRHTQKLNLILYDPVAKRHCLFQEDKKRRVPEVIPKDYNRSHRT, via the coding sequence atgtCAAAGGCAAAGACAACTCACACTATGGTGAAACTCGTTTCCGCTGCTAAAACCGGGTACGAAAAGTGGTTCAATATTCCAAGACATACtcaaaaattgaacttaatattatatgatCCAGTCGCCAAAAGACATTGTCTTTTCCAAGAAgacaagaaaagaagagtTCCGGAGGTTATACCTAAAGATTATAATAGAAGCCATCGTACCTAA